The following coding sequences lie in one Zingiber officinale cultivar Zhangliang chromosome 2B, Zo_v1.1, whole genome shotgun sequence genomic window:
- the LOC122047632 gene encoding serine/threonine-protein kinase ATR-like isoform X1, whose amino-acid sequence MFTDVLYILSTSDSVSLKCFSESFSLILECPMTFSELPVCCQPLDDPGVLVGLTDKTRWQPFAAWTIRLINKCLMEGTLHVEELINVSFAYSVCSSLLCYRDATLHMACFDFARITTEVIDANIIPVENVIRSIACILCLDESKSMTFRNTIYDSCMGACLHLLHFSCSDKIIESTANEIINAFPRSICSIESRELQLAMCSAYTRIAKRCHLQIWEPRLLVRMLCSERPCLPLIQCIRAAITILTPSYVLEGEVDTSTSVANLKSSVLPQISSKRSMEINSTVECKRQKTTDFLVDIEEKKKFANELKRSICLFLESAKPASLKASTLKPETNITALSLLTLLCLSFSAHPHSSLSSTIFHKKFSWIPWICKQAKDSSLLVSALPTYLQAVHNILCLQDLESREKLFQDDEFLTDVERSSYIFPKYADFLELLKLPWTCNSIIQQACEVSKIKCLCIQIFSKIGPKLNDESDLEVLDLAIHDEDEEVCIEAVTSMPVIVLCSGQIFFEKMLRKLENRRLPSFQLLKWSLRAVYLILRLRLIKIHWLWLLPVRCRKFAKGNWVSLCQFNVKQLQMKMTWPSLWRASSLMRCVCQPPCRCPSLPFLVPDRTAVETEDLRGELLCSGTGCGSAAIPRCQGGDHQGDAAFHGSQPSGR is encoded by the exons ATGTTCACAGATGTTTTGTACATTTTATCAACCTCAGATAGTGTTTCGTTGAAGTGTTTCAGCGAGTCGTTTTCTTTGATATTAGAGTGCCCTATGACATTTAGTGAGCTTCCGGTTTGTTGCCAACCTCTGGATGACCCTGGTGTATTGGTTGGTCTCACTGATAAAACTCGATGGCAACCATTTGCTGCATGGACAATCAGACTTATTAACAAGTGTCTAATGGAAGGGACTCTCCATGTGGAAGAGCTTATTAATGTTTCTTTTGCTTATTCAGTTTGTTCTTCTTTACTGTGCTACCGGGATGCAACTCTGCATATG GCTTGTTTTGACTTTGCACGAATAACAACTGAGGTGATCGATGCAAATATTATACCCGTTGAAAATGTAATTCGTTCAATAGCATGCATACTGTGCCTTGATGAAAGTAAGTCTATGACATTCAG AAACACAATATATGATTCTTGTATGGGTGCTTGCCTCCATCTGCTACATTTTTCTTGTTCGGATAAGATTATTGAATCCACAGCTAATGAGATTATTAATGCTTTCCCTAGATCCATATGTAGCATAGAGAGCCGTGAACTTCAG TTGGCTATGTGTAGTGCCTATACAAGAATTGCTAAAAGGTGCCATCTGCAAATTTGGGAACCTAGACTTCTTGTTAGGATGCTATGTTCAGAAAGACCTTGTTTACCCTTGATTCAATGCATCCGAGCAGCAATCACTATACTAACTCCCAGTTATGTTCTAGAAGGTGAAGTTGATACTAGCACATCTGTTGCTAATTTAAAGTCATCTGTGTTGCCGCAAATCAGTAGCAAAAGGTCAATGGAAATCAACTCTACTGTTGAGTGCAAGCGTCAAAAGACTACAGATTTTCTTGTGGATATTGAGGAGAAGAAAAAGTTTGCAAATGAACTGAAGAGATCAATTTGTTTGTTTCTTGAATCTGCAAAACCTGCAAGTTTGAAAGCTTCTACACTAAAACCAGAAACAAATATAACAGCTCTTAGTCTCCTGACTCTCCTCTGCCTTTCATTTTCAGCTCACCCACATTCCAGTTTATCCTCTACCATTTTCCATAAAAAATTTTCTTGGATTCCTTGGATATGTAAGCAG GCAAAGGATTCAAGCTTACTAGTATCTGCTTTGCCAACCTATTTACAAGCTGTTCACAACATATTGTGTCTTCAAG ATCTCGAGTCACGAGAAAAGTTGTTCCAAGACGATGAATTCTTGACTGATGTTGAAAGAAGCAGCTATATATTCCCAAAATACGCAGATTTTCTAGAGTTGTTGAAATTGCCTTGGACTTGTAATTCTATTATTCAGCAAGCTTGTGAAGTCAGTAAAATTAAATGTCTATGTATTCAAATTTTCTCAAAGATTGGTCCTAAACTAAATGATGAAAGTGATTTAGAAGTTCTGGACTTGGCTATtcatgatgaagatgaagaagtttgCATTGAAGCTGTCACATCAATGCCAGTCATTGTATTATGCTCTGGCCAGATATTTTTTGAGAAAATGCTCAGAAAACTTGA AAACAGAAGGCTTCCATCATTCCAGTTGTTGAAGTGGAGCCTCCGGGCTGTTTATTTAATCCTTCGTTTGAGGCTCATCAA GATTCATTGGCTCTGGCTGTTGCCAGTGAGATGCAGAAAATTTGCAAAAGGGAATTGGGTCAGCCTGTGCCAATTCAATGTGAAGCAATTGCAGATGAAGAT GACATGGCCTTCTCTTTGGCGGGCATCTTCCCTGATGAGGTGTGTATGCCAACCGCCATGTCGTTGCCCTAGTCTGCCGTTCTTGGTACCAGATAGAACGGCTGTCGAGACGGAAGATCTTCGTGGGGAACTGCTATGTAGTGGCACCGGCTGCGGCAGTGCGGCTATTCCCAGATGTCAAGGTGGCGACCATCAAGGGGATGCCGCATTTCATGGATCTCAACCTAGTGGCCGCTGA
- the LOC122047632 gene encoding serine/threonine-protein kinase ATR-like isoform X2 → MFTDVLYILSTSDSVSLKCFSESFSLILECPMTFSELPVCCQPLDDPGVLVGLTDKTRWQPFAAWTIRLINKCLMEGTLHVEELINVSFAYSVCSSLLCYRDATLHMACFDFARITTEVIDANIIPVENVIRSIACILCLDESKSMTFRNTIYDSCMGACLHLLHFSCSDKIIESTANEIINAFPRSICSIESRELQLAMCSAYTRIAKRCHLQIWEPRLLVRMLCSERPCLPLIQCIRAAITILTPSYVLEGEVDTSTSVANLKSSVLPQISSKRSMEINSTVECKRQKTTDFLVDIEEKKKFANELKRSICLFLESAKPASLKASTLKPETNITALSLLTLLCLSFSAHPHSSLSSTIFHKKFSWIPWICKQAKDSSLLVSALPTYLQAVHNILCLQDLESREKLFQDDEFLTDVERSSYIFPKYADFLELLKLPWTCNSIIQQACEVSKIKCLCIQIFSKIGPKLNDESDLEVLDLAIHDEDEEVCIEAVTSMPVIVLCSGQIFFEKMLRKLERLPSFQLLKWSLRAVYLILRLRLIKIHWLWLLPVRCRKFAKGNWVSLCQFNVKQLQMKMTWPSLWRASSLMRCVCQPPCRCPSLPFLVPDRTAVETEDLRGELLCSGTGCGSAAIPRCQGGDHQGDAAFHGSQPSGR, encoded by the exons ATGTTCACAGATGTTTTGTACATTTTATCAACCTCAGATAGTGTTTCGTTGAAGTGTTTCAGCGAGTCGTTTTCTTTGATATTAGAGTGCCCTATGACATTTAGTGAGCTTCCGGTTTGTTGCCAACCTCTGGATGACCCTGGTGTATTGGTTGGTCTCACTGATAAAACTCGATGGCAACCATTTGCTGCATGGACAATCAGACTTATTAACAAGTGTCTAATGGAAGGGACTCTCCATGTGGAAGAGCTTATTAATGTTTCTTTTGCTTATTCAGTTTGTTCTTCTTTACTGTGCTACCGGGATGCAACTCTGCATATG GCTTGTTTTGACTTTGCACGAATAACAACTGAGGTGATCGATGCAAATATTATACCCGTTGAAAATGTAATTCGTTCAATAGCATGCATACTGTGCCTTGATGAAAGTAAGTCTATGACATTCAG AAACACAATATATGATTCTTGTATGGGTGCTTGCCTCCATCTGCTACATTTTTCTTGTTCGGATAAGATTATTGAATCCACAGCTAATGAGATTATTAATGCTTTCCCTAGATCCATATGTAGCATAGAGAGCCGTGAACTTCAG TTGGCTATGTGTAGTGCCTATACAAGAATTGCTAAAAGGTGCCATCTGCAAATTTGGGAACCTAGACTTCTTGTTAGGATGCTATGTTCAGAAAGACCTTGTTTACCCTTGATTCAATGCATCCGAGCAGCAATCACTATACTAACTCCCAGTTATGTTCTAGAAGGTGAAGTTGATACTAGCACATCTGTTGCTAATTTAAAGTCATCTGTGTTGCCGCAAATCAGTAGCAAAAGGTCAATGGAAATCAACTCTACTGTTGAGTGCAAGCGTCAAAAGACTACAGATTTTCTTGTGGATATTGAGGAGAAGAAAAAGTTTGCAAATGAACTGAAGAGATCAATTTGTTTGTTTCTTGAATCTGCAAAACCTGCAAGTTTGAAAGCTTCTACACTAAAACCAGAAACAAATATAACAGCTCTTAGTCTCCTGACTCTCCTCTGCCTTTCATTTTCAGCTCACCCACATTCCAGTTTATCCTCTACCATTTTCCATAAAAAATTTTCTTGGATTCCTTGGATATGTAAGCAG GCAAAGGATTCAAGCTTACTAGTATCTGCTTTGCCAACCTATTTACAAGCTGTTCACAACATATTGTGTCTTCAAG ATCTCGAGTCACGAGAAAAGTTGTTCCAAGACGATGAATTCTTGACTGATGTTGAAAGAAGCAGCTATATATTCCCAAAATACGCAGATTTTCTAGAGTTGTTGAAATTGCCTTGGACTTGTAATTCTATTATTCAGCAAGCTTGTGAAGTCAGTAAAATTAAATGTCTATGTATTCAAATTTTCTCAAAGATTGGTCCTAAACTAAATGATGAAAGTGATTTAGAAGTTCTGGACTTGGCTATtcatgatgaagatgaagaagtttgCATTGAAGCTGTCACATCAATGCCAGTCATTGTATTATGCTCTGGCCAGATATTTTTTGAGAAAATGCTCAGAAAACTTGA AAGGCTTCCATCATTCCAGTTGTTGAAGTGGAGCCTCCGGGCTGTTTATTTAATCCTTCGTTTGAGGCTCATCAA GATTCATTGGCTCTGGCTGTTGCCAGTGAGATGCAGAAAATTTGCAAAAGGGAATTGGGTCAGCCTGTGCCAATTCAATGTGAAGCAATTGCAGATGAAGAT GACATGGCCTTCTCTTTGGCGGGCATCTTCCCTGATGAGGTGTGTATGCCAACCGCCATGTCGTTGCCCTAGTCTGCCGTTCTTGGTACCAGATAGAACGGCTGTCGAGACGGAAGATCTTCGTGGGGAACTGCTATGTAGTGGCACCGGCTGCGGCAGTGCGGCTATTCCCAGATGTCAAGGTGGCGACCATCAAGGGGATGCCGCATTTCATGGATCTCAACCTAGTGGCCGCTGA
- the LOC122047632 gene encoding serine/threonine-protein kinase ATR-like isoform X3, with the protein MFTDVLYILSTSDSVSLKCFSESFSLILECPMTFSELPVCCQPLDDPGVLVGLTDKTRWQPFAAWTIRLINKCLMEGTLHVEELINVSFAYSVCSSLLCYRDATLHMACFDFARITTEVIDANIIPVENVIRSIACILCLDESKSMTFRNTIYDSCMGACLHLLHFSCSDKIIESTANEIINAFPRSICSIESRELQLAMCSAYTRIAKRCHLQIWEPRLLVRMLCSERPCLPLIQCIRAAITILTPSYVLEGEVDTSTSVANLKSSVLPQISSKRSMEINSTVECKRQKTTDFLVDIEEKKKFANELKRSICLFLESAKPASLKASTLKPETNITALSLLTLLCLSFSAHPHSSLSSTIFHKKFSWIPWICKQAKDSSLLVSALPTYLQAVHNILCLQDLESREKLFQDDEFLTDVERSSYIFPKYADFLELLKLPWTCNSIIQQACEKFWTWLFMMKMKKFALKLSHQCQSLYYALARYFLRKCSENLRKTQTVSISKISHFDSIFQDCKTDLSFNFWLSLRYF; encoded by the exons ATGTTCACAGATGTTTTGTACATTTTATCAACCTCAGATAGTGTTTCGTTGAAGTGTTTCAGCGAGTCGTTTTCTTTGATATTAGAGTGCCCTATGACATTTAGTGAGCTTCCGGTTTGTTGCCAACCTCTGGATGACCCTGGTGTATTGGTTGGTCTCACTGATAAAACTCGATGGCAACCATTTGCTGCATGGACAATCAGACTTATTAACAAGTGTCTAATGGAAGGGACTCTCCATGTGGAAGAGCTTATTAATGTTTCTTTTGCTTATTCAGTTTGTTCTTCTTTACTGTGCTACCGGGATGCAACTCTGCATATG GCTTGTTTTGACTTTGCACGAATAACAACTGAGGTGATCGATGCAAATATTATACCCGTTGAAAATGTAATTCGTTCAATAGCATGCATACTGTGCCTTGATGAAAGTAAGTCTATGACATTCAG AAACACAATATATGATTCTTGTATGGGTGCTTGCCTCCATCTGCTACATTTTTCTTGTTCGGATAAGATTATTGAATCCACAGCTAATGAGATTATTAATGCTTTCCCTAGATCCATATGTAGCATAGAGAGCCGTGAACTTCAG TTGGCTATGTGTAGTGCCTATACAAGAATTGCTAAAAGGTGCCATCTGCAAATTTGGGAACCTAGACTTCTTGTTAGGATGCTATGTTCAGAAAGACCTTGTTTACCCTTGATTCAATGCATCCGAGCAGCAATCACTATACTAACTCCCAGTTATGTTCTAGAAGGTGAAGTTGATACTAGCACATCTGTTGCTAATTTAAAGTCATCTGTGTTGCCGCAAATCAGTAGCAAAAGGTCAATGGAAATCAACTCTACTGTTGAGTGCAAGCGTCAAAAGACTACAGATTTTCTTGTGGATATTGAGGAGAAGAAAAAGTTTGCAAATGAACTGAAGAGATCAATTTGTTTGTTTCTTGAATCTGCAAAACCTGCAAGTTTGAAAGCTTCTACACTAAAACCAGAAACAAATATAACAGCTCTTAGTCTCCTGACTCTCCTCTGCCTTTCATTTTCAGCTCACCCACATTCCAGTTTATCCTCTACCATTTTCCATAAAAAATTTTCTTGGATTCCTTGGATATGTAAGCAG GCAAAGGATTCAAGCTTACTAGTATCTGCTTTGCCAACCTATTTACAAGCTGTTCACAACATATTGTGTCTTCAAG ATCTCGAGTCACGAGAAAAGTTGTTCCAAGACGATGAATTCTTGACTGATGTTGAAAGAAGCAGCTATATATTCCCAAAATACGCAGATTTTCTAGAGTTGTTGAAATTGCCTTGGACTTGTAATTCTATTATTCAGCAAGCTTGTGAA AAGTTCTGGACTTGGCTATtcatgatgaagatgaagaagtttgCATTGAAGCTGTCACATCAATGCCAGTCATTGTATTATGCTCTGGCCAGATATTTTTTGAGAAAATGCTCAGAAAACTTGA GAAAAACACAAACGGTGTCAATTTCGAAAATCTCCCACTTCGACTCAATCTTCCAAGATTGTAAGACAGATCTCTCTTTCAATTTTTGGCTCTCTCTTCGATATTTTTAG
- the LOC122047632 gene encoding serine/threonine-protein kinase ATR-like isoform X4, with protein MFTDVLYILSTSDSVSLKCFSESFSLILECPMTFSELPVCCQPLDDPGVLVGLTDKTRWQPFAAWTIRLINKCLMEGTLHVEELINVSFAYSVCSSLLCYRDATLHMACFDFARITTEVIDANIIPVENVIRSIACILCLDESKSMTFRNTIYDSCMGACLHLLHFSCSDKIIESTANEIINAFPRSICSIESRELQLAMCSAYTRIAKRCHLQIWEPRLLVRMLCSERPCLPLIQCIRAAITILTPSYVLEGEVDTSTSVANLKSSVLPQISSKRSMEINSTVECKRQKTTDFLVDIEEKKKFANELKRSICLFLESAKPASLKASTLKPETNITALSLLTLLCLSFSAHPHSSLSSTIFHKKFSWIPWICKQAKDSSLLVSALPTYLQAVHNILCLQDLESREKLFQDDEFLTDVERSSYIFPKYADFLELLKLPWTCNSIIQQACEFWTWLFMMKMKKFALKLSHQCQSLYYALARYFLRKCSENLRKTQTVSISKISHFDSIFQDCKTDLSFNFWLSLRYF; from the exons ATGTTCACAGATGTTTTGTACATTTTATCAACCTCAGATAGTGTTTCGTTGAAGTGTTTCAGCGAGTCGTTTTCTTTGATATTAGAGTGCCCTATGACATTTAGTGAGCTTCCGGTTTGTTGCCAACCTCTGGATGACCCTGGTGTATTGGTTGGTCTCACTGATAAAACTCGATGGCAACCATTTGCTGCATGGACAATCAGACTTATTAACAAGTGTCTAATGGAAGGGACTCTCCATGTGGAAGAGCTTATTAATGTTTCTTTTGCTTATTCAGTTTGTTCTTCTTTACTGTGCTACCGGGATGCAACTCTGCATATG GCTTGTTTTGACTTTGCACGAATAACAACTGAGGTGATCGATGCAAATATTATACCCGTTGAAAATGTAATTCGTTCAATAGCATGCATACTGTGCCTTGATGAAAGTAAGTCTATGACATTCAG AAACACAATATATGATTCTTGTATGGGTGCTTGCCTCCATCTGCTACATTTTTCTTGTTCGGATAAGATTATTGAATCCACAGCTAATGAGATTATTAATGCTTTCCCTAGATCCATATGTAGCATAGAGAGCCGTGAACTTCAG TTGGCTATGTGTAGTGCCTATACAAGAATTGCTAAAAGGTGCCATCTGCAAATTTGGGAACCTAGACTTCTTGTTAGGATGCTATGTTCAGAAAGACCTTGTTTACCCTTGATTCAATGCATCCGAGCAGCAATCACTATACTAACTCCCAGTTATGTTCTAGAAGGTGAAGTTGATACTAGCACATCTGTTGCTAATTTAAAGTCATCTGTGTTGCCGCAAATCAGTAGCAAAAGGTCAATGGAAATCAACTCTACTGTTGAGTGCAAGCGTCAAAAGACTACAGATTTTCTTGTGGATATTGAGGAGAAGAAAAAGTTTGCAAATGAACTGAAGAGATCAATTTGTTTGTTTCTTGAATCTGCAAAACCTGCAAGTTTGAAAGCTTCTACACTAAAACCAGAAACAAATATAACAGCTCTTAGTCTCCTGACTCTCCTCTGCCTTTCATTTTCAGCTCACCCACATTCCAGTTTATCCTCTACCATTTTCCATAAAAAATTTTCTTGGATTCCTTGGATATGTAAGCAG GCAAAGGATTCAAGCTTACTAGTATCTGCTTTGCCAACCTATTTACAAGCTGTTCACAACATATTGTGTCTTCAAG ATCTCGAGTCACGAGAAAAGTTGTTCCAAGACGATGAATTCTTGACTGATGTTGAAAGAAGCAGCTATATATTCCCAAAATACGCAGATTTTCTAGAGTTGTTGAAATTGCCTTGGACTTGTAATTCTATTATTCAGCAAGCTTGTGAA TTCTGGACTTGGCTATtcatgatgaagatgaagaagtttgCATTGAAGCTGTCACATCAATGCCAGTCATTGTATTATGCTCTGGCCAGATATTTTTTGAGAAAATGCTCAGAAAACTTGA GAAAAACACAAACGGTGTCAATTTCGAAAATCTCCCACTTCGACTCAATCTTCCAAGATTGTAAGACAGATCTCTCTTTCAATTTTTGGCTCTCTCTTCGATATTTTTAG
- the LOC122047635 gene encoding pentatricopeptide repeat-containing protein At3g04130, mitochondrial-like → MVVSDDCLELIAWSFKNFRVMSLVFFEGFSTAGLAAIATNCRVFLVFFRSLQGRTETIVGLFSGGFEACYTTLPHSLASFERKQKQTDEESRNAHHIRRVILKDQNATVDAVVQSLLSDRFCSQIQLTAKLVDDLLQNFGDDWKSALGFFEWVSSRNGYEHTQFAQNRMVDLLGKMRQMGRMWDLVQKMHCRGFLVEYS, encoded by the exons ATGGTGGTCTCTGATGATTGTCTCGAGCTTATCGCTTGGTCCTTTAAGAACTTTAGGGTTATGTCTCTAGTCTTTTTTGAAGGGTTCAGCACTGCCGGGCTTGCTGCCATTGCAACCAACTGCAG GGTCTTCTTGGTGTTTTTTCGATCTCTGCAAGGAAGAACAGAGACAATTGTTGGTCTGTTTTCTGGGGGCTTTGAGGCTTGTTATACCACACTGCCACATTCGTTAGCATCTTTCGAGCGAAAGCAAAAACAAACCGATGAAGAATCCAGAAATGCACATCACATCAGACGAGTGATCTTGAAAGATCAGAATGCCACAGTTGATGCTGTTGTTCAATCCTTGCTGTCTGATCGATTTTGCAGCCAAATTCAGCTTACAGCTAAGCTCGTCGATGATCTACTGCAGAATTTTGGAGACGATTGGAAATCTGCTTTGGGCTTCTTTGAGTGGGTTAGTTCGCGCAATGGATACGAACACACACAATTCGCTCAGAATAGGATGGTGGACTTGCTGGGGAAAATGAGGCAGATGGGTAGGATGTGGGACTTAGTGCAGAAAATGCATTGCAGAGGTTTCCTTGTTGAATATAGTTAG